GCACGCCTGGGCCATCGCGCGGGACGTCGTTCAGCGCGCTGCGACCGACCCACGCCAGTCGCCCGAAGACCGCGCCACGATCCAGGAAACCGCGAACGTCCTGGCCGACGCCGTGACGATCCTCGAAGCGGACGGCACCCCGACCCTGCAGTACGAGCACATCGACCTGGCGTACAACGCCCTCGTGTGCGCCCTGGAAGACGCGCAGACGCAGTGCAAGCCCGTGGCCGGCCGCTCGACCCTGGAACTACTGCTCGCCGTCGGGCACGCCGCGATCACGCTGCTGCACGTCATGGACAGCGTCCCCGAACTGGAAGCGCCGGACCCGACTGGGGTGTCCGCGTGACCGCCCAGCGGCAGGACGACCCACAGACGGTCACGTCCCTGTGCCGCACGATGCTCGGCTGCCTGTGCGTCACGCTCCGCCTCCCGCACCTCGACGACCAGGAGCTGGGACCGATCTGGAGTGCCGCGAAGCTCGCCCGGATCCGGGACGACCTGGAAGTCATCGACCTGACCGGCGCGCCGTACGACGCGCCCCGCGAGGACCTCGAACTGATCCTGCTGAGTCTGGTCGCCACGCAGCGCCTGCTCGACAGGGGTGTCGTGTTCGAAGGCCCGCCTGACCTGCTGGAGGCCATCACGCCCGAGCGGGTGCAGGTGACCACGCGGCACGTCATGGACGTGCTCGACCGGCCCCCCACCTTCAAAGTCCACACCGCGTGAATTCGTGGAGCTGGCTTCACGAGAAGAGGTGACCCCACATGACCGACCCCCTGCAGACGTTCACGTTCGGGCTGTTCGACCTGCGCCTTCACCTGCGCGACGGGCAGCCGTGGTTTCTCCTCGGGGACGTGTGCCGCGCCCTGAACCTCAGCAATCCCAGCATGGTCGCGCAGCGGCTCCAGCCCCACCAACGGTCTAAGCTGAGCTTAGGTCGTCAGGGGGACGCGCTGATCATCAACGAGAGCGGCCTGTACCGCGTCGTGATGCGCAGCGACTCCCCGCAGGCCGAACCGTTCCAGGTGTGGGTGACCGAAGACGTCCTCCCCAGCATCCGGCAGACCGGGCAGTACGCTGTCACGCCCAGCCAGGAGATCGACCCGCTGACGTTCGCGGAGCGGTACGTGGAGGCGGAGAAGGCCCGCCGGGCCCTGCTGGAGGAGAACGCCATCCTGGCCCCGCAGGCCCAGCAGTTCCAGGCGCTGATGTCCGCGGACGGCACGTACAGCATGGACGCCGCCGCGAAGATCCTCGGGAGCGGGGAGAAACGCCTGTTCCAGTTGCTGCGTGACCGGCAGATCCTGATGGACCGCAACCGCAGCGGCCCGGAGAACCACAACATCCCGTACCAGCAGTACCTGGAACGCGAGTACTTCAGGGTCACGACGAGCGCCGCGCCGGACGGGAAGCACATCTCCCGCACGACCCGCGTCACCCCGAAGGGCCTGGCGTGGCTGGAGCGGCAGATGCGATCCCAGCGGCTCCTGCCCGCGCCCCCGCCTCAGGGCACGCCAGTCGGAGCCCGTGCCCTGCCGGGAGCTGACCGGTGACCGCGCAGCTGGCCGCGACACTCGCCGGACTGTTCCGCGCGAGCCGCAGTGACGGCCGTCAGCGGTCGCGCGTGCTCAGCAAGGGCCTGGAGGTCCGGGTGGGTACCGCGGACGGGGACGTGATCTACCTGAGCCGCAAGGACGGCCAGGCCAGTCAGGACGAGGCCGCGATCGTCGCGCAGGCGGCCGGGTGGGTGCTGTTCGACACGGAGCTGGAGTCCTGGAACGGCACCCGGTACCTGCTCATCCGCCCCAGCGGCAGCCTCGAGGAGGACATCGACGACCCGCCGCTCGTGAGGGAGGACCCACCGCCCTCGCCCGCCCCTGCGACCGGCAGGGACGCCGCTCCGGACGAGGAGGCCGAGAAGGCCCTCGACGCCCGGATCCGCGCGGCGCTGCTCGGCGACGGGCCGTGGCAGAACCCGACGTTCACGCCGAGCATGACGTCGATCCGGCAGGGGGCCATCAAGGACATGAAGCGCCAAGACCTGCGGGATGAACTGGCGTGGATCCGGCGGAACTGGCCAGACGCGGCCGCACGCGCGATGGGGGATGTTGCATGACGTGATCGGGGTATGCGCTACACTGCGACCATCCCCGGAGATCACCGAGCAATTGATCAAAAGGGAAACCCCCCTCCGCGAGAGCCTGCCAGCTCGTAGTTCGCAGAAAGGGAGCACCGTCTTTCTCGATTTTAGTCCGCTTACGCGGGCGGCTTATCGCCTGTTCACAGGATACGCGCCCTGTGGACTCCGGTCAATCATGACCGGGCGGGCTCACATGCCCAGGAGCGCCTCATTGGAGAAGTGTGAACACGTCCAGCAAGAAGGGGATGACCCCAGCAGTCGAGGCGATCAGCCGGCTTCACATCACCGGCAACGTCACACCACACGTCTGGTACCAGCGCACCGAGTTCCGCACGAGCAACAACCGCCCCGACCGGGACATGATCACCGCCCTCGCGGACATCATGTACTGGTACCGCCCCCGCGAAGTGCGTGATGAGGACACGGGTGAGTTCGTCGCCTTCGAACGGAAGTTCGAGCGGGACATGCTTCAGTACGACTACGCTCGCCGCGGCGCCATTTTCGGCATGTCCTGGCGTCAGATGTCCGAAGCCTGCAAGAAGCTGAGTCGCGCTGGCCTGATCCGCATCGAGTACCGCACGCTGACCTTCAAGGGTCGCGCGCAGAACAACGTGGTGTTCATCGAGCCGGTCGCTGAGGCCATCGCGGCGACCCTCACGCAGCCGAACGCGGAGGTCAAGGCGTACGGCAAGGGCGCCAAGCGCGGCATGCACGCCCGCAAGGCCGACGCCGGTCAGTACGAACCCCTGGACGGCATTGACGGTCAGGGCGACGACGAAACGGACGGCAGCCCCGAACTGGTGGAGCAGGCTGAGGGTCAGGCGGACGAGCAGACCGACACCCCCCTCCTCCAAAATTTTGGGACAGGGGGGGAAGACCCCTCCTCCAAAATTTTGGGACACCCCTCCTCCAAAATTTTGGGAGAGGGTACTCCAAAATTTTGGGAGACGAATAACGAGACTTCATCCGATATTTCTTCCAACAGAGATTTCAATTCATCCATCATCACTGGTACGGAACTGGAGGCCAGCCCGGCGGATGATGATGGACCTCTGACGCCTGACGGCGAACAGCAGGGCCCCGTCACCTCCGAACCATCGGCGGACGACGATGACCTGCCCTTCTTCACTGGAGTCGGGTCACACGTGGAAGGCACGAAACTGACGCAGCCCACGGAAGTGCCAGATGTTCCGCCGGCCGCGCCCGCCCCTGTGGATAACGCTGTGGATGAAACCTGGGCGATCCTGGCCCTGCAGCCGATCCCGCTGGCCACGCTGGCCGCCCGCCCGGCGCGTGACCCGTCCCAGATGCGGCAACTGCGGGCACTGATGCAGGCCACGAACCCCAAGCGCCTGGGGCACCTCCAGGAGCAGCTGGCCCTCACGCTGCCCGGCGGGGTCAGCCGCCAGTACCTGACCCGCCTGACTGACGAGGAAGTCGCCGCCGCCGCGAAGGCCGCCAGTCATGACGCGACGCGCGTCAAGGGCGGCATGGGCAGCGCCGGGTACCACGCCCTCGACCGCCTGCTCGGCAAGGAGTTCACCGTGGAGATGCTCAGCGGCCAGCCCGCCGCGCCCCGCGCCAGCACCGAGGCGCCCACGCACCGCAGCCACCAGGTCGCGAACACCGGGCGGATCGCGGACGACACCCCGCCCGTCGAGGAAGCCGACGGGGCCATGCAGCCCGGCCGGCAGTGGCAGCACAAGAAGAGCGGGGAGGTCGTCGTGATCGCCGCCGTCGAGGGCTCAGAGGTCGTCCTGACGGACGGCGCGCGGCACTCCATGGCGAAGTTCGTCACGACCTTCAAGCGCGCCGTGAGCGCCCAGGCGGCCAGCTGATGCCCCGCCGCCAGCCCGTCCCGAAGTACGTCGACGAGATCCCCGCCCACCTCGCGACGCTCGACCTGCTCAGCGACCTGGGCCTCAAGCCAGGGCATGCCCAGCCCGTCGCCCTCGTCGAGCTCAACACGCGAGACTGCCAGCGACTCACCGGCCTGTTCGAACGCGCCCAGGCCGTCCCGAAGGAGGACACCCCGTGACCAGCCCCACCCCGCACGCCGCTGTGGTCGCCCTGACCGGCTGGCCCACGGTGACCGACACCGGCATCCTCATCCAGGGCGTGCACGTCCGCACCTCCTGGCGTCCCGGCCAGACGCCCCGGCGGGTCACCGTCCGGGCGTTCCCGGAGACCACACCGGGCGGTACCCTGCGCCGCCTGTACGCCCCGAAGGGCAACGTGCGCGCCGCCCGCTGCCCGAACGGCACGGACGTCCTGATCGTCGGGCAGCTCCTGAAACTCGACCGGGCGGAGGGCATCATCCGCGTGAAGGTCGCGCCGTCCAAGGCGAACACCATGCCGTTCTCCGTCACGCTGCAGGCGTCCCGGGAGGTGCTCGCCCTGGATCCCGGGACGTTCAGCGTGGAAGTGCGCGGCCGCGTCATGAGCCTCGGCGCGGGCGTCCTGCTGGCCGATCAGGTGCAGCCCGTGTTCGCGCCCATCCCGGACCGCTGGCACCGCGTGCGGGCCACCGCGTACCGCCGCGCAGCGCCGCAGGTCCTCACGCCGACACTCTGCTGACTGCTGACATTCAGGCAACAGGCTGTTGCCCGATCTGCCTCTCCCCTGCCCGCCCGTGACCGCCTGGTCCGGGCGGGCTGCGCTGCGCCGTGAGGACCCACCATGACCGACATCAGGACGTCCGCTGACCGTGACCGCACCCCCACCCTGACCGCCCTGGCGGAAGCGCAGGCGGAACTGGACCAGTACGGGCCGGACGCGCCCGGCGCGCAGCAGCGCGTGCAGGCCGCCACGCGCCGAACCCGGCGCCCCATCGACATGGACGACATCCTCCGCGCCTTCGGGTGCGACGTGTGACGCCATGCTCGACGAGCTGTACATCTGCGCGGACGACCGCCCGCCCGTCACGCTCCGCGTCCTGATCGCCCACGCCACCGAGGTCCTCCGCAGCAGCCCTGCGGTGTACCCCATCCTCGACGCCCTGCCGGACTTCGCGCGGACCGCCCGGGCACTGCTCGACGCGCTCGACGAGGACATCACCGACCTGCACCGTGCCGCGCAGGAGTTCGCCGTGACGTGCCTGCGCGCCGCCCGGCACCGGCGGCCCGGGCAGGACAAGCAGGCCACCACCCGCGCCCGCGACCGCCTCGAGGAGATCCGGCAGGCCCGCGAGAACCAGCGGGCCCTGACCGAACTGCGCCGCAAGACCACGCAACGCAAGACCCAACCCACCCCCGCGCCGAGCATGCCGCTGCTCCTGGAGGTCCCATGACCGCACCCG
The Deinococcus grandis genome window above contains:
- a CDS encoding phage antirepressor KilAC domain-containing protein produces the protein MTDPLQTFTFGLFDLRLHLRDGQPWFLLGDVCRALNLSNPSMVAQRLQPHQRSKLSLGRQGDALIINESGLYRVVMRSDSPQAEPFQVWVTEDVLPSIRQTGQYAVTPSQEIDPLTFAERYVEAEKARRALLEENAILAPQAQQFQALMSADGTYSMDAAAKILGSGEKRLFQLLRDRQILMDRNRSGPENHNIPYQQYLEREYFRVTTSAAPDGKHISRTTRVTPKGLAWLERQMRSQRLLPAPPPQGTPVGARALPGADR